The Methylotenera sp. G11 genome includes a window with the following:
- a CDS encoding pilus assembly PilX family protein, giving the protein MRQFSIPDRQRGVVLPIALIMLVMMLLVAIVSFNMGRQNTIIAGNMQHKAEVVNSANQAVEEVISKTAFITNPSAALPGNKASYDVNGDGKNDITVTLSPAPCVKKAQIIKNAELSVSNTNDAACIVGAGQNLGVEGAVTGDSLCANSVWEINAVAVDDVTGAGATVTSGVGVRVAADDAKNPSSTCP; this is encoded by the coding sequence ATGAGACAGTTCTCCATACCTGACAGGCAGCGCGGTGTAGTGCTGCCGATAGCACTGATCATGCTGGTGATGATGCTGCTGGTCGCGATCGTCAGTTTTAACATGGGACGCCAGAATACGATTATTGCCGGCAACATGCAGCATAAGGCTGAAGTGGTGAATTCTGCCAACCAGGCGGTTGAGGAAGTGATTTCTAAAACGGCTTTTATCACCAATCCCAGTGCGGCGCTGCCTGGTAATAAAGCCAGCTACGATGTCAACGGTGACGGTAAGAATGATATTACCGTGACGCTTAGCCCAGCGCCCTGTGTGAAAAAAGCGCAAATCATCAAGAATGCGGAGTTGAGCGTCAGCAATACGAATGATGCTGCATGTATCGTGGGCGCGGGCCAGAACTTAGGTGTAGAAGGCGCCGTCACTGGCGACTCCCTGTGTGCCAACAGCGTTTGGGAAATCAATGCTGTGGCTGTTGATGACGTTACCGGCGCCGGGGCAACGGTGACGTCCGGCGTCGGTGTGCGTGTGGCCGCTGACGATGCAAAAAATCCGTCAAGTACATGCCCTTAA
- a CDS encoding NusG domain II-containing protein, with translation MLSLLRSPETTFRHLLVGDWLTIIFSAAITACLFLTLWSHEPASKIQIRVGDKIQASYDLNQQRDITVHGAIGDAVIHISQGKVRFSKSPCHNQYCVHQGWLTHSGQVAICLPNQISLELVGAQKPYDSLNY, from the coding sequence ATGTTAAGCTTGTTACGCTCCCCTGAAACGACCTTCAGGCACCTGCTGGTCGGTGACTGGCTCACCATTATTTTCAGTGCCGCAATCACCGCCTGCCTGTTCCTGACTTTATGGTCACATGAGCCGGCTTCCAAAATACAGATCCGCGTAGGCGATAAAATCCAGGCTAGCTATGACCTGAACCAGCAGCGGGACATTACGGTTCATGGCGCTATCGGGGACGCGGTTATTCACATTAGCCAGGGTAAGGTACGATTTTCCAAGTCACCGTGTCATAATCAATACTGCGTGCATCAGGGCTGGCTCACCCATAGCGGACAGGTGGCGATATGCCTGCCTAACCAGATCAGCCTGGAACTGGTTGGCGCGCAGAAGCCTTATGACTCGCTGAATTACTGA
- a CDS encoding FAD:protein FMN transferase, producing the protein MRKWPVSLLVIAMLALAIVGVRALRQEPLYHTQSYVFGTLVDISIYGEPEDRARLLANQVLQDFQNLHKQLHAWKPAGKGQASELGALNTAFASGTRPVTISPQLAAMLAEATDLSVKSQGLFNPAIGHLISTWGFQRDEFSAVRVDDASIEALLKTRPRMTDIVLKDNTAFSTNPNVKLDLGGYAKGYALDMAADYLRRQQVKNTLINIGGNIIAIGRHGDKPWRVGIQHPRKPAAIATLELADGWAIGTSGDYQRYFMLDGKRYCHIIDPRNGYPVQHTQAVTVLIPPRKNAGVLSDVASKPIFIAAAEDKASTAAMLGIQYFMVIDQQSNIAVSQALAKKLDWLDPEVNNNRHVKLVTLP; encoded by the coding sequence ATGCGTAAATGGCCGGTCAGCCTGCTAGTAATTGCCATGCTGGCTCTAGCCATAGTCGGTGTGCGCGCACTCAGGCAGGAACCGCTTTACCATACACAGAGTTATGTATTCGGCACACTGGTCGATATCAGCATTTACGGTGAACCCGAAGACCGCGCAAGATTGCTGGCAAATCAGGTATTGCAGGATTTCCAGAACCTGCACAAGCAGCTGCATGCCTGGAAACCGGCCGGCAAAGGCCAGGCCAGCGAACTTGGTGCATTGAACACCGCCTTTGCAAGCGGCACCAGGCCTGTAACCATCAGCCCGCAGCTTGCGGCAATGCTGGCGGAAGCAACGGATCTGTCGGTGAAGTCACAAGGCTTGTTCAATCCGGCCATCGGCCACTTGATCAGCACCTGGGGCTTTCAGCGTGATGAGTTTTCTGCGGTCAGGGTTGATGATGCAAGCATAGAAGCACTGCTCAAAACCAGGCCGCGCATGACCGACATTGTGTTGAAAGACAACACCGCCTTCAGCACCAACCCCAACGTAAAACTGGACCTGGGCGGCTATGCCAAAGGCTATGCGCTGGACATGGCTGCCGACTATCTGCGCCGGCAGCAGGTTAAAAACACACTGATCAACATAGGCGGCAACATCATCGCCATTGGCCGGCATGGCGACAAACCCTGGCGTGTCGGCATACAGCACCCGCGCAAACCGGCGGCGATTGCCACGCTGGAGCTGGCAGATGGCTGGGCAATCGGCACCTCGGGTGACTACCAGCGCTATTTCATGCTGGATGGCAAACGCTACTGCCATATTATTGACCCGCGCAACGGTTACCCGGTACAGCATACACAGGCGGTTACGGTGCTGATTCCACCCCGGAAAAATGCCGGGGTGCTGTCTGACGTGGCATCCAAACCCATTTTCATCGCAGCGGCTGAAGATAAAGCCAGCACTGCCGCTATGCTTGGCATACAATATTTCATGGTGATCGACCAGCAATCCAATATTGCTGTAAGTCAGGCACTTGCCAAAAAACTCGACTGGTTAGACCCGGAAGTGAATAATAACCGCCATGTTAAGCTTGTTACGCTCCCCTGA
- a CDS encoding Gx transporter family protein translates to MQIQTNIDDHRIAKLAAFAIALHMIEAVVPSPLPGVKPGIANIVTLYVLLQYDFATAAWVSILRVFASSLLLGQFMSPAFALSLSGALLSLAMLWAAQHLPRRYFSAVSLSIFAAFAHIAGQLIIVRLWLIPHASVAYLIPVFAVAALFFGFINGLIAAKLLDGRTQPSITNPP, encoded by the coding sequence ATGCAGATACAGACCAATATTGATGACCACCGCATTGCAAAACTGGCTGCTTTTGCAATTGCTCTGCACATGATTGAAGCGGTCGTGCCATCACCGCTGCCTGGGGTTAAACCCGGCATCGCCAATATCGTCACACTGTATGTGCTGCTGCAATACGATTTTGCGACAGCGGCCTGGGTCAGCATACTGCGCGTATTTGCCAGCAGCCTGCTGCTCGGGCAGTTCATGTCGCCTGCATTTGCACTCAGCCTGAGCGGGGCGCTGCTCAGCCTGGCTATGCTATGGGCAGCCCAGCACTTGCCCAGGCGCTATTTCAGCGCGGTCAGCTTAAGCATCTTCGCCGCGTTTGCGCATATAGCCGGGCAACTTATCATAGTGCGTTTATGGCTCATCCCGCATGCCAGCGTTGCCTACCTGATACCGGTCTTTGCTGTGGCCGCGCTGTTTTTCGGGTTTATCAACGGCCTGATCGCCGCTAAACTGCTTGATGGCAGAACGCAGCCATCCATAACCAATCCACCATAG
- a CDS encoding pilus assembly protein translates to MNNTYKKILSALMALSFALNPLGTVAEDIDIFTGDSAGVSERPNVLIVLDNTSNWARQSQQWPGGLTQGQAEVRSIKNVLDSVGSDINVGVMEFVTNGNANNIGGFLRFPILPMDATNKAALKAEMDEIFGDINGTNEKRNSNTPYGNLAYDMYNYFAGANVGSNSSSLNPPSARVDDRAYDTLYSNFKTPLSSATSCAKNYIIFISNPTSSGPSSDTAANKAELSALGCSTANIALPNFSQITTQATTNLGSTTACYASKAACSTAVQTAYAATGDTTYDSKSCGDVYVPSGACASGTQLYSVLATDKQGEKNLGSLSSCVQSSSKCTDAIAGQYGAQCTGTGVSCSCTNQVTTGCSGTGGQKYNYTIVRKKTLTEVTPLGYSAACYASAPAYTATSPDYTSQCTVFANYASGSGCAYGTPTSTGASSCAAGTSQYTIVGNSTITSATATGTYDTTGKGSAWHLDEWARCIYQKGVPVAGGDNQTAAMYTIDVYNAQQNNDHTALLMSAASQGGGKYFAATNEDAVLNSLKQIFAEIQSVNSTFASASLPVNATNRAQNENQVFIGMFRPDPGMKPRWYGNLKRYQLVFEGDGVTVNLGDKNGAIAVNNQTGFISDCAASYWTTDSLLDAADPSKGYYWSNVPVSPSAASKCSGLDPAKVYSDMPDGPTVEKGAIAEVIRKGNNPAVTDATPTWAPNRTIYTTDSAFGTGLSALSGASGLDATQRAWAGGADTQNEDSDTVTTAETRPSLHGDVVHSRPLPVTYGSGDGVVYYGANDGMFRAVSAETGKELWALMPFEFAQMNFVDRLRNNAPLIKYPSTDMTITPTPTPKTYGWDGSIGIAQNKENTKVWIYPTMRRGGQMVYALDVTDKNSPVIRWKHGCYNGACSSGFSNMGQSWSAPVVVPVAGYATEKVALFGGGYDTCEDKNQKSPCSSGGKGANVYVVDAGSGSLLKSFTHEKMHSVVSEVSVVDMNADGKADYGYVGDTDGNLFRIDMVTAAVSGGVSSYTALAPGSWTIHHIAKAEGGRKFLFQPALLPLAKDGRVYVAIGSGDREHPLVSHYPYKDDVTNRFYVYLDNLTVTSGDPVDLNSLVDKTVDAGCSSSSILPDSVKPGWYMDLNQYGKGEQTVTSSIILGGQVVFSTNRPIPPADGTCSTVLGEARGYWVNLFNASGTIGQDSATCGGTRSAIFVGGGLPPSPVTGNVYIDGKPVTVVIGAVDHNGGASTPISPGKVVPAVSPIRKRIYHKVKGID, encoded by the coding sequence ATGAATAATACCTACAAGAAAATTCTATCCGCGCTGATGGCATTAAGCTTTGCGCTGAACCCTCTCGGAACGGTGGCGGAAGACATTGATATCTTTACCGGGGATTCCGCCGGCGTCTCCGAGCGCCCGAATGTGCTGATTGTGCTGGACAACACTTCAAACTGGGCAAGGCAGAGCCAGCAATGGCCGGGAGGGCTGACCCAGGGGCAGGCCGAAGTGCGTTCGATCAAGAATGTGCTGGATTCAGTTGGCAGTGACATCAATGTAGGCGTGATGGAGTTCGTGACCAACGGCAATGCCAATAATATCGGTGGTTTCCTGCGCTTTCCTATCCTGCCTATGGACGCTACCAACAAAGCCGCGCTGAAAGCCGAGATGGATGAAATATTCGGTGATATCAACGGCACGAACGAGAAGCGCAACTCCAACACGCCATACGGCAACCTGGCGTATGACATGTATAACTACTTTGCCGGCGCTAATGTAGGCAGTAATAGCAGCAGCCTGAACCCGCCTAGCGCCAGGGTGGATGACCGCGCCTACGATACCTTGTACAGCAACTTCAAGACGCCGCTTTCCAGTGCTACCAGCTGCGCCAAGAATTATATTATTTTTATCAGTAATCCAACTTCAAGTGGTCCTTCCAGTGACACTGCGGCAAATAAAGCGGAGTTAAGCGCATTAGGTTGTAGTACTGCTAATATCGCTCTACCCAATTTTAGTCAGATTACCACGCAGGCGACCACGAATCTAGGGAGTACTACGGCCTGCTATGCCAGCAAAGCAGCCTGCAGCACTGCGGTGCAGACAGCTTATGCAGCCACAGGCGACACCACGTATGACAGCAAGAGCTGCGGAGATGTGTACGTTCCGTCAGGTGCGTGTGCTTCCGGTACCCAGCTGTATTCGGTGCTGGCTACCGATAAGCAGGGCGAAAAAAACCTTGGCAGCTTGTCATCCTGCGTACAGTCCTCTTCGAAATGTACGGACGCGATTGCCGGGCAGTACGGTGCCCAGTGTACCGGCACCGGTGTTTCATGCTCCTGCACGAATCAGGTGACGACAGGTTGTTCAGGCACTGGCGGCCAGAAATATAACTACACCATCGTGCGTAAAAAGACCCTGACCGAAGTGACTCCCCTGGGGTATTCCGCGGCCTGTTATGCAAGTGCGCCGGCTTATACCGCTACCTCTCCGGACTACACGTCGCAATGTACGGTATTTGCCAATTATGCCAGCGGCAGTGGCTGTGCTTATGGCACCCCTACAAGTACCGGTGCGTCATCCTGTGCTGCCGGTACCTCGCAATACACGATTGTTGGCAATTCCACCATTACCTCTGCTACGGCGACCGGAACCTACGATACCACAGGCAAGGGCAGTGCCTGGCACCTGGATGAATGGGCGCGATGCATCTACCAGAAAGGGGTGCCTGTGGCCGGCGGTGATAACCAGACCGCTGCGATGTATACGATCGATGTCTATAATGCGCAGCAGAATAATGACCATACGGCACTGCTGATGAGTGCAGCCAGCCAGGGCGGCGGCAAGTATTTCGCAGCCACCAATGAGGACGCGGTGCTCAATTCACTGAAGCAGATTTTTGCCGAGATCCAGTCCGTCAACTCTACTTTCGCTTCAGCTTCATTGCCGGTGAATGCGACCAACCGTGCACAGAACGAGAACCAGGTGTTCATCGGGATGTTCCGTCCCGATCCTGGCATGAAGCCGCGCTGGTATGGCAACCTGAAGCGTTATCAGCTGGTTTTTGAAGGCGATGGTGTCACGGTGAACCTCGGTGACAAGAACGGTGCGATTGCCGTGAATAACCAGACCGGCTTTATCAGTGATTGCGCAGCCAGCTATTGGACGACAGATTCATTGCTGGATGCGGCTGACCCATCCAAAGGTTACTACTGGTCCAACGTGCCGGTGAGCCCCAGCGCTGCCAGCAAATGTTCGGGTCTGGATCCGGCCAAGGTCTATTCAGACATGCCTGATGGCCCTACCGTTGAAAAAGGCGCGATTGCTGAAGTGATCCGCAAGGGTAACAACCCTGCGGTCACAGATGCTACGCCGACCTGGGCGCCCAATCGCACCATTTACACTACGGATAGCGCATTTGGCACTGGCCTGAGCGCCCTGTCCGGTGCCAGTGGGCTTGATGCAACGCAGCGTGCATGGGCGGGCGGTGCCGATACGCAGAATGAAGACAGCGATACGGTGACCACTGCCGAGACCCGTCCTTCGCTACATGGCGATGTGGTGCATTCACGGCCGCTGCCTGTGACCTACGGCAGCGGCGATGGCGTGGTTTATTACGGCGCGAATGACGGCATGTTCCGTGCGGTGAGTGCCGAAACCGGTAAAGAACTGTGGGCACTGATGCCATTCGAGTTTGCGCAGATGAATTTCGTGGACAGGCTGCGTAACAATGCGCCGCTGATCAAATATCCAAGTACGGACATGACGATCACGCCAACACCAACGCCAAAAACCTATGGCTGGGATGGCTCTATCGGCATTGCGCAGAATAAGGAAAACACCAAGGTATGGATCTATCCGACCATGCGTCGCGGCGGGCAGATGGTGTATGCGCTGGACGTGACTGACAAAAACTCACCAGTCATCCGCTGGAAGCACGGCTGTTACAATGGCGCCTGCAGTTCCGGGTTCTCAAACATGGGGCAGAGCTGGTCTGCGCCAGTGGTGGTGCCTGTAGCCGGTTATGCGACTGAGAAAGTTGCGCTGTTCGGTGGCGGTTATGATACCTGTGAAGATAAAAACCAGAAATCGCCATGCAGCAGCGGTGGCAAGGGCGCCAACGTCTATGTGGTGGATGCGGGAAGCGGTTCCTTACTGAAGTCGTTCACCCATGAGAAGATGCATAGCGTCGTATCCGAGGTGTCGGTGGTCGACATGAATGCCGACGGTAAAGCGGATTACGGTTATGTCGGTGATACCGATGGTAATTTATTCCGTATCGATATGGTGACTGCGGCTGTTTCCGGCGGGGTGTCCAGTTATACCGCGCTTGCTCCCGGCTCATGGACGATACACCATATTGCCAAGGCAGAGGGTGGCCGTAAATTCCTGTTCCAGCCGGCTTTGCTGCCACTGGCTAAGGATGGCCGCGTTTATGTCGCCATCGGTTCGGGCGACCGTGAGCATCCGCTGGTATCCCATTATCCCTACAAAGATGACGTGACTAACCGTTTTTATGTCTATCTGGATAACCTGACGGTGACATCCGGCGACCCGGTTGACCTGAACAGCCTGGTGGACAAGACGGTAGATGCCGGATGCAGTTCTAGTTCCATCCTGCCGGATTCAGTAAAACCCGGCTGGTATATGGATCTGAACCAGTACGGCAAGGGTGAGCAGACCGTAACATCATCCATCATCCTGGGCGGGCAGGTGGTGTTCAGTACGAATCGTCCCATACCGCCGGCTGACGGTACCTGCTCGACGGTACTTGGCGAGGCCAGGGGCTACTGGGTTAACCTGTTCAATGCATCAGGCACGATCGGCCAGGATAGTGCGACTTGCGGCGGTACGCGGTCTGCTATTTTCGTAGGCGGAGGCTTGCCGCCTTCTCCGGTGACCGGTAATGTTTATATTGACGGTAAGCCTGTCACAGTCGTGATCGGTGCGGTAGACCATAATGGCGGCGCCAGCACCCCGATTTCACCGGGCAAGGTGGTGCCTGCCGTCAGTCCGATCCGTAAACGTATCTATCATAAAGTGAAGGGTATCGATTAA
- a CDS encoding DUF3108 domain-containing protein, whose product MQHKMLLLAAVGSILLHIAFLSEFSISLPQMADDAQSLDMHLVQQQPAPSTSQPAGKTSQPKPEQRAPKANIPPPPLAEEPPAPANANNPIEDNAPSPPADTGEAANAPATTTEPPETSETVSAPAEDVPAKPAYRHVETEFKVLRGGDTSAVGVSKIVFNIDADGRYSIISTTQAKGLASLFFGNLTQKSEGTVTADGLRPEFYSYLYGSNANKSQTANFDWTNNILHMHSAKGDSTAKLVTGTQDFLSFMYQFMFVPPLDSMQITMTNGKRLRTYAYSFEGEDTVATGLGELKTVHLLKSSGDEEKTEVWLASDYQYLPVRIRKTEKDGTVIEQVAAAIKTSVPD is encoded by the coding sequence ATGCAGCATAAGATGCTATTGCTGGCAGCTGTCGGCTCCATACTTCTGCACATTGCATTCCTGAGCGAGTTCTCGATCTCGCTGCCGCAGATGGCTGATGACGCTCAATCGCTTGATATGCATCTGGTACAGCAGCAGCCCGCCCCAAGTACCAGTCAGCCTGCCGGCAAAACATCCCAGCCAAAACCAGAACAGCGCGCGCCCAAAGCCAACATCCCTCCTCCTCCGCTTGCGGAAGAACCGCCTGCACCTGCCAACGCAAATAACCCAATAGAGGATAATGCGCCGAGCCCCCCTGCTGATACTGGCGAAGCCGCAAATGCGCCGGCAACCACCACAGAGCCCCCGGAAACCTCAGAGACCGTTTCAGCCCCGGCAGAAGATGTGCCTGCCAAGCCTGCCTACCGGCATGTAGAAACGGAATTCAAAGTCCTGCGCGGCGGCGACACCTCGGCTGTCGGCGTCAGCAAAATTGTTTTCAATATTGACGCTGACGGACGTTATTCGATCATCAGCACGACACAGGCCAAAGGCCTGGCTTCACTGTTCTTCGGCAACCTGACACAAAAAAGCGAAGGCACGGTGACCGCAGATGGCCTAAGACCGGAGTTTTACTCCTACCTGTACGGCAGCAATGCAAATAAATCACAAACCGCAAATTTTGACTGGACAAACAATATCCTGCACATGCATAGCGCCAAAGGCGACAGTACCGCAAAACTGGTTACCGGCACGCAGGATTTTTTAAGTTTCATGTACCAGTTCATGTTCGTGCCGCCACTCGACAGCATGCAGATCACCATGACCAACGGCAAGCGGCTGCGCACCTACGCTTATAGCTTTGAAGGCGAAGACACTGTTGCAACCGGGCTGGGCGAACTCAAAACGGTGCATTTGCTGAAAAGCAGCGGTGATGAAGAAAAAACCGAGGTCTGGCTTGCCAGTGACTACCAGTACCTGCCGGTAAGAATCCGCAAAACCGAGAAAGACGGTACCGTGATTGAACAGGTCGCGGCCGCTATCAAAACCAGCGTGCCGGATTGA